One window from the genome of Streptococcus salivarius encodes:
- a CDS encoding FeoB-associated Cys-rich membrane protein, which produces MSTFIIAFIIFALAVLGIRHYIKGKGSCGDCECSCPVKEEMHKANR; this is translated from the coding sequence ATGTCAACGTTTATCATTGCCTTCATTATTTTTGCTTTGGCTGTCCTTGGCATCCGTCACTATATCAAAGGAAAAGGTTCTTGTGGCGATTGTGAGTGTTCTTGTCCGGTTAAGGAAGAAATGCATAAGGCTAATCGCTAA
- a CDS encoding alpha/beta fold hydrolase — translation MVLNREIVLIHGTWCDGNVWGEFATGLRQMGYKVHTPSFRYHDLPYQECLAKVGTVTLQDYRDDLVALIESLDQPPLILGHSLGCLVAQMVAEKTEVAGMILMGPAPTADIYAFYPTMLACFGKHFLRWGFWKKAMPPYKKEFFKYCMNEQEEALKEEVFADLVPESGKVYTQMALHWFDKTKAAYVDFSNILCPVIVISGTKDKMTHPNIARRTAKNYRDSVLVSLTGADHMYESGKYQQKTLKVIKGWSQQNGFVD, via the coding sequence ATGGTTTTGAACAGAGAGATTGTCCTAATTCATGGGACCTGGTGTGATGGCAATGTTTGGGGAGAATTTGCGACAGGTCTACGTCAAATGGGATACAAGGTACATACACCTAGCTTTCGTTATCATGACCTACCTTATCAAGAGTGCCTAGCTAAAGTTGGGACTGTTACTTTGCAGGACTATCGAGATGATTTAGTGGCTTTGATTGAAAGTCTAGACCAACCACCACTTATTTTAGGGCACTCTTTAGGCTGTCTGGTGGCTCAAATGGTTGCTGAAAAGACAGAAGTTGCTGGTATGATTCTCATGGGACCTGCTCCGACAGCAGATATTTATGCCTTTTATCCAACCATGTTAGCTTGTTTTGGCAAACACTTTTTACGCTGGGGTTTTTGGAAAAAAGCCATGCCCCCTTATAAAAAGGAGTTTTTCAAGTATTGCATGAATGAACAAGAGGAAGCTTTGAAAGAGGAAGTTTTTGCTGATCTGGTTCCTGAATCAGGAAAAGTTTATACTCAGATGGCTCTTCATTGGTTTGATAAGACAAAGGCAGCTTATGTGGACTTTAGTAACATTTTATGTCCTGTTATCGTCATTTCAGGAACCAAGGATAAGATGACTCATCCTAATATTGCTAGAAGAACAGCTAAGAACTACCGTGATTCTGTTCTCGTTTCCTTAACAGGTGCAGATCACATGTATGAAAGTGGCAAATACCAGCAGAAGACCTTGAAGGTTATTAAGGGTTGGAGTCAGCAAAAT